The following proteins are encoded in a genomic region of Phaeodactylum tricornutum CCAP 1055/1 chromosome 1, whole genome shotgun sequence:
- a CDS encoding predicted protein — protein sequence MTNLRSGVAYHPESRQTHRPRPIGQYLHVESIVNKPQSKRFCCIMKNIGVVAAIWCWWTTPSVILAYTLSASRVEGNAPAVGLDRTNPRQHLRTTKSFSVGNQNSRRKTTQYALDLHRMAIEGDRRNPTNDQESAPPGARLMADANEPVNDDDDDKEKKSSGTAEGGDNDDDEPILNMTDQREKFETETNALETVESLEQETSEEMAAPEGEESSPEDQNERVSELVLGQPANQDQRDPEPSTEGGDGDDDTANDDGTADDNGNDDVNDDGTANDDVNDDGTANDDGNKNDDVGANSGDRVHMDNEPVDGGKTRESNNLIDPTMDDDVSSQTERQSVDRKIRQVGILSVLIGVLAMIFTAWQMSDNPDGMYAAMCRLVITIMGLVLGLILRPCRICLGGPGSNRHQQGHIPVSTMDYGYRDPSLEMS from the coding sequence ATGACGAATCTCCGTTCGGGCGTCGCATACCATCCAGAAAGTCGCCAAACGCATCGTCCTCGACCCATTGGCCAATATTTGCACGTGGAGTCGATCGTGAACAAACCCCAATCCAAACGTTTCTGTTGCATCATGAAAAACATCGGCGTGGTTGCCGCcatttggtgttggtggacgACACCATCTGTGATACTGGCGTACACGCTCTCGGCCTCCAGAGTAGAGGGGAACGCACCAGCGGTCGGTCTCGATCGAACCAACCCTCGACAGCACTTACGGACAACGAAATCTTTCTCTGTTGGAAATCAGAATAGTCGTAGGAAGACGACGCAGTACGCGCTCGACCTGCATCGAATGGCTATCGAAGGGGATCGGCGAAATCCCACCAACGACCAAGAATCGGCACCGCCAGGAGCGCGGCTTATGGCCGATGCGAATGAGCCtgtcaacgacgacgacgacgacaaggaaaagaaaagttCAGGCACAGCAGAAGGAGgtgacaatgatgatgatgaacCGATCCTGAACATGACGGATCAACGTGAGAAATTCGAGACGGAGACCAATGCTCTCGAAACGGTCGAATCACTGGAGCAAGAGACCTCGGAAGAAATGGCAGCACCAGAAGGTGAAGAGTCTTCACCAGAGGACCAAAACGAGCGTGTATCGGAACTTGTCCTTGGCCAGCCGGCGAACCAGGATCAGCGCGATCCTGAACCGTCGACAGAGGGGGGCGACGGAGACGACGACACCGCCAATGACGATGGAACTgcggacgacaacggcaacgaTGATGTCAATGATGACGGAACAGCAAATGACGATGTCAATGATGACGGAACAGCAAACGACGATGGGAACAAGAACGATGACGTTGGTGCAAATTCTGGAGACCGGGTGCACATGGACAATGAACCAGTAGACGGCGGGAAAACACGAGAAAGTAACAACTTGATAGATCCTACCATGGATGATGACGTTTCCAGTCAAACGGAGCGTCAGAGTGTAGACCGCAAGATTCGACAGGTAGGTATTCTCAGTGTGCTCATCGGTGTCTTGGCCATGATTTTTACCGCCTGGCAAATGTCGGATAATCCAGACGGTATGTATGCCGCAATGTGTCGATTGGTAATTACGATAATGGGTTTGGTGCTGGGTCTGATTCTCCGCCCTTGCCGCATCTGCCTCGGAGGACCGGGCTCGAACCGGCATCAACAGGGACACATACCTGTATCCACCATGGATTACGGCTACCGAGATCCATCTCTGGAAATGTCCTAA